The Actinopolyspora erythraea genome has a segment encoding these proteins:
- a CDS encoding FtsW/RodA/SpoVE family cell cycle protein: MAATSTNPENRETPGTGTTGGAATPTTPTRRGTELVLLGFAAVVVTCALTLVNLNQESQPTNQILYYGLAFLALFGLAHLAVRRWAPYADPLILPLVAFLNGLGLVLIHRIDLGNAAEAERAGETFNPAAPSQVLYTALGLVLLTLVLLLVKDHRTLAKYSYTCGLVGLVALALPAVLPSVIAPNINGAKLWIKLGPLSFQPAELAKILLLVFFASFLVSKRELFTTAGRRFLGIDFPRARDLAPVLVAWAASIGIVVLERDLGTSLLFFGIVLVMIYIATERAVWIAIGLSLFAAGCLAAYSLFGHVQQRVDAWLNPMTSDAGYQLRKGLFGMATGGIGGSGLGGGRPSIVPYAENDFILAAAAEELGLLGLAALLLVYLLLTARGLRAALAVRDSFGKLLAGGLAFAMSLQVFVVAGGVTGLIPLTGLTTPFLAAGGSSLVGNYVLVGLLLRISDASRRPQQPSKPQPQQPPIAEAHTELVERPR; encoded by the coding sequence ATGGCAGCCACCTCGACCAACCCGGAGAACCGCGAGACCCCGGGCACGGGCACGACGGGAGGCGCCGCGACACCGACCACTCCGACCCGACGCGGCACCGAACTGGTGCTGCTCGGCTTCGCCGCCGTGGTCGTCACCTGCGCGCTGACGCTCGTGAACCTCAACCAGGAGTCCCAGCCCACGAACCAGATCCTCTACTACGGGCTCGCGTTCCTCGCGTTGTTCGGACTGGCGCACCTCGCCGTACGGCGCTGGGCTCCCTACGCCGACCCGCTGATCCTGCCGCTGGTCGCGTTCCTGAACGGACTCGGGCTGGTGCTGATCCACCGGATCGACCTCGGCAACGCCGCCGAGGCCGAACGCGCCGGAGAGACCTTCAACCCCGCGGCGCCCTCGCAGGTGCTCTACACCGCGCTCGGCCTGGTGCTGCTGACCCTGGTGCTGCTGCTGGTCAAGGACCACCGCACCCTGGCCAAGTACAGCTACACCTGCGGCCTGGTGGGCCTCGTGGCGCTGGCGCTGCCCGCCGTACTGCCCAGCGTGATCGCCCCGAACATCAACGGCGCGAAGCTGTGGATCAAGCTCGGGCCGCTGTCGTTCCAGCCCGCCGAGCTGGCCAAGATCCTGCTGCTGGTCTTCTTCGCCTCCTTCCTCGTCTCGAAGCGGGAACTGTTCACCACGGCGGGGCGCCGGTTCCTCGGCATCGACTTCCCCCGGGCGCGGGACCTGGCTCCCGTGCTGGTGGCGTGGGCCGCCTCGATCGGGATCGTGGTGCTGGAACGCGACCTGGGAACCTCGCTGCTGTTCTTCGGCATCGTGCTGGTGATGATCTACATCGCAACCGAGCGCGCGGTGTGGATCGCGATCGGGCTCTCGCTGTTCGCGGCGGGCTGCCTGGCCGCCTACTCGCTGTTCGGCCACGTGCAGCAACGGGTCGACGCGTGGCTGAACCCGATGACCAGCGACGCCGGTTACCAGCTGCGCAAGGGGCTGTTCGGCATGGCCACCGGCGGTATCGGCGGGTCCGGCCTCGGCGGCGGGCGCCCGTCGATCGTGCCCTACGCCGAGAACGACTTCATCCTCGCCGCGGCGGCCGAGGAGCTGGGGCTGCTCGGCCTCGCGGCGCTGCTGCTGGTGTACCTGCTGCTGACCGCGCGGGGCCTGCGGGCGGCGCTGGCCGTACGTGACTCCTTCGGCAAACTGCTCGCGGGCGGGCTGGCCTTCGCGATGTCACTGCAGGTCTTCGTCGTCGCGGGCGGTGTGACCGGCCTGATCCCGCTGACGGGGCTGACAACGCCGTTCCTCGCCGCGGGCGGCTCCTCGCTGGTGGGCAACTACGTGCTGGTGGGACTGCTGCTGCGAATATCGGACGCCTCCAGACGTCCGCAGCAGCCGAGCAAACCGCAGCCGCAACAACCCCCGATCGCCGAAGCACATACCGAGCTGGTGGAGCGTCCACGATGA
- a CDS encoding PP2C family protein-serine/threonine phosphatase, with protein MTLVLHYAARSDRGLVRSNNQDSVYAGPRLLALADGMGGHAAGEVASKVVIAALSALDDDEPGDDLLGHLHDAMLSGNNAISELVASDPDLDGMGTTLTAMLFAGSKLGLIHIGDSRAYQVRNGELSQITHDDTFVQSLIDEGRITEEEAASHPQRSLLLRALTGHEVEPSLAVREARAGDRYLLCSDGLSSVVSEETIAEALGTSDPQQSADRLIELALKGGGPDNVTVIVADVVDVEFGDDAPIVAGAAGFDDQETRPQPDSAAARASAATRPQPPPRQQEHTAPPPDPPRRRRWLRGVLLSFGVLAVMAGLVFTGRWWLYNQYYIGVNDSDKVAIFQGVQGSVLGVSMHRQLELSCPPSAAEGCEPIGVRDLKEAQRANVRDGITQVTNLDEARETIHRLRLSGLLPICGDSEGESGDDQAANEGDGSDGNGSGNQNSDDRNGEGQQPPNTGESAPDDPTGSATEQPAANQSEQPPESSNEGTPLSSPEQTPGVDCRTVS; from the coding sequence ATGACCCTCGTCCTCCACTACGCGGCCCGCAGTGACCGTGGCCTGGTCCGTTCCAACAACCAGGACTCGGTCTACGCCGGCCCACGACTTCTCGCTCTCGCGGACGGTATGGGAGGCCATGCCGCCGGTGAGGTGGCAAGCAAGGTCGTCATAGCGGCGTTGTCCGCGCTGGACGACGACGAACCCGGTGACGACCTGCTCGGCCACCTGCACGACGCGATGCTGTCCGGCAACAACGCGATCTCGGAACTGGTCGCCAGTGATCCGGATCTGGACGGCATGGGCACCACGCTCACGGCCATGCTGTTCGCGGGGAGCAAACTCGGTCTGATCCACATCGGTGACTCCCGGGCGTACCAGGTGCGCAACGGCGAGCTCTCCCAGATCACGCACGACGACACCTTCGTACAGTCGCTGATCGACGAGGGCAGGATCACCGAGGAGGAGGCCGCCAGCCACCCGCAACGTTCCCTGCTGCTGCGCGCGCTGACCGGTCACGAGGTGGAACCCAGCCTCGCGGTGCGGGAGGCCAGGGCGGGCGACCGCTACCTGCTGTGCTCCGACGGTCTGTCCAGTGTGGTCAGCGAGGAGACGATAGCCGAGGCGCTCGGCACGAGCGATCCCCAGCAGTCCGCCGACCGGCTGATCGAACTCGCGCTCAAGGGCGGTGGCCCGGACAACGTGACCGTGATCGTCGCCGACGTCGTCGACGTCGAGTTCGGCGACGACGCGCCGATAGTCGCCGGAGCGGCCGGGTTCGACGACCAGGAAACCCGCCCGCAGCCCGATTCGGCCGCGGCCCGCGCGTCAGCGGCCACCCGGCCGCAACCCCCGCCGCGACAGCAGGAACACACCGCCCCACCACCGGACCCGCCACGCCGCAGGCGCTGGTTACGCGGCGTACTCCTCAGCTTCGGCGTACTCGCGGTGATGGCCGGACTCGTCTTCACGGGGCGCTGGTGGCTGTACAACCAGTACTACATCGGCGTGAACGACTCGGACAAGGTCGCGATCTTCCAGGGAGTGCAGGGCAGCGTGCTGGGTGTGAGCATGCACCGGCAGCTGGAGCTGTCCTGCCCTCCCAGCGCGGCGGAGGGGTGCGAACCGATCGGGGTGCGGGACCTCAAGGAGGCCCAGCGGGCCAACGTCCGCGACGGAATAACGCAGGTGACGAACCTGGACGAGGCCCGTGAGACGATCCACCGGCTGCGCCTGAGCGGACTGCTGCCCATCTGCGGCGACAGCGAGGGCGAGTCCGGGGACGACCAGGCGGCGAACGAGGGCGACGGCTCCGACGGCAACGGCTCCGGGAACCAGAACTCCGACGACCGGAACGGCGAGGGCCAACAGCCCCCCAACACCGGTGAGTCGGCCCCCGACGATCCCACTGGCTCCGCCACCGAGCAGCCGGCCGCGAACCAGAGCGAGCAGCCCCCCGAGTCCTCGAACGAGGGCACACCGCTCAGCTCCCCCGAGCAAACACCGGGTGTCGACTGCCGGACGGTGAGTTGA
- a CDS encoding FHA domain-containing protein FhaB/FipA: MSELVIQLTRAGFLALLWLFVLVALRVVRSDLQSASGLRMSVPGAGKASRKQSRPKAKSPRQLVVTEGALSGTRITLEGRPIMIGRADDSTLVLDDDYASTRHAKLSLRGQDWYVEDLGSTNGTYLDRTKVTGPTKVPLGAPIKIGKTVIELRS, translated from the coding sequence GTGTCCGAGCTGGTGATTCAGCTGACCAGGGCAGGGTTCCTCGCCCTGCTCTGGTTGTTCGTACTCGTAGCGCTGCGTGTGGTGCGCTCCGACCTGCAGTCCGCTTCCGGGCTGCGCATGTCGGTTCCGGGAGCGGGCAAGGCCTCCCGCAAGCAGTCACGCCCGAAGGCGAAGTCGCCACGGCAGCTCGTGGTCACCGAGGGGGCGCTGTCGGGAACCCGAATAACACTGGAGGGGCGTCCCATAATGATCGGTCGCGCCGATGATTCCACACTCGTTCTGGACGACGACTATGCTTCGACGCGACACGCGAAGCTGTCGCTGCGGGGCCAGGACTGGTACGTGGAAGATCTGGGCTCCACCAACGGCACATACCTGGATCGGACGAAGGTTACGGGACCGACCAAGGTCCCGCTCGGAGCTCCGATCAAAATCGGCAAAACGGTGATCGAGCTGCGCTCATGA